Proteins encoded by one window of Sphaerodactylus townsendi isolate TG3544 linkage group LG02, MPM_Stown_v2.3, whole genome shotgun sequence:
- the LOC125427505 gene encoding olfactory receptor 1019-like isoform X2 — MNEGNYSSVNEFILLGLTDNPKMQLPLFALFLLVYIIIVIGNVGMILLICTVPQLHNPMYFFLGNLSVVDLCYSTVTAPKMLADFLADSKRISYNACALQLYLFAFFADVECALLAVMAYDRYVAICNPLLYTVIMSNKVCKRLMAVAYIIGTVDSIAYTCSIFQLSFCSSNIINHFFCDMPPLFELSCSDTYISEIVVFIFDGYVEAGSLGIILVSYIYILTTIMRMRSAEGRQKAFSTCTSHLTIVRMFHGTALFMYLQPSSSHSMEEDKWISLFYAVIIPMLNPLIYSLRNKDVKHALTRALRKIGHSH, encoded by the exons TATTCTTTTGGGACTCACAGATAAtcccaaaatgcagctgcctcTTTTTGCATTGTTCCTGCTGGTTTATATCATTATTGTAATAGGGAATGTGGGGATGATTTTGTTAATCTGCACTGTTCCCCAGCTTCACAACCCCATGTACTTTTTCCTGGGTAATTTATCTGTTGTTGACCTCTGCTACTCTACAGTCACTGCCCCCAAAATGCTGGCTGATTTCTTAGCTGACAGTAAAAGGATATCATATAATGCCTGTGCTTTACAGctatatttatttgcattttttgcaGATGTAGAATGTGCATTGTTGGCTGTGATGGCCTATGATCGATACGTGGCTATCTGCAATCCATTGCTCTATACAGTCATTATGTCAAATAAGGTCTGCAAAAGGCTAATGGCTGTAGCATATATTATAGGCACGGTAGATTCAATTGCATACACCTGCTCTATATTCCAGCTTTCATTCTGCAGCTCCAACATCATCAACCATTTCTTCTGTGACATGCCTCCCCTCTTTGAGCTCTCGTGTTCTGACACCTATATCAGTGAGATTGTGGTGTTTATCTTTGATGGCTATGTTGAAGCAGGTAGCCTCGGAATTATTCTTGTTTCCTATATTTATATCTTGACTACCATTATGAGAATGCGATCTGCAGAAGGTAGACAAAAAGCCTTTTCTACCTGCACCTCCCACTTGACAATTGTCAGGATGTTCCATGGGACAGCACTCTTCATGTATCTTCAACCCAGCTCTAGCCACTCAATGGAAGAAGACAAATGGATCTCATTATTCTATGCTGTAATAATCCCTATGCTAAACCCCCTGATCTACAGTCTCAGGAACAAAGATGTAAAACATGCCCTAACAAGAGCCCTTCGTAAGATAGG GCATTCACATTAA
- the LOC125427505 gene encoding olfactory receptor 1019-like isoform X1, whose translation MNEGNYSSVNEFILLGLTDNPKMQLPLFALFLLVYIIIVIGNVGMILLICTVPQLHNPMYFFLGNLSVVDLCYSTVTAPKMLADFLADSKRISYNACALQLYLFAFFADVECALLAVMAYDRYVAICNPLLYTVIMSNKVCKRLMAVAYIIGTVDSIAYTCSIFQLSFCSSNIINHFFCDMPPLFELSCSDTYISEIVVFIFDGYVEAGSLGIILVSYIYILTTIMRMRSAEGRQKAFSTCTSHLTIVRMFHGTALFMYLQPSSSHSMEEDKWISLFYAVIIPMLNPLIYSLRNKDVKHALTRALRKIGLLKRNDTVSK comes from the coding sequence TATTCTTTTGGGACTCACAGATAAtcccaaaatgcagctgcctcTTTTTGCATTGTTCCTGCTGGTTTATATCATTATTGTAATAGGGAATGTGGGGATGATTTTGTTAATCTGCACTGTTCCCCAGCTTCACAACCCCATGTACTTTTTCCTGGGTAATTTATCTGTTGTTGACCTCTGCTACTCTACAGTCACTGCCCCCAAAATGCTGGCTGATTTCTTAGCTGACAGTAAAAGGATATCATATAATGCCTGTGCTTTACAGctatatttatttgcattttttgcaGATGTAGAATGTGCATTGTTGGCTGTGATGGCCTATGATCGATACGTGGCTATCTGCAATCCATTGCTCTATACAGTCATTATGTCAAATAAGGTCTGCAAAAGGCTAATGGCTGTAGCATATATTATAGGCACGGTAGATTCAATTGCATACACCTGCTCTATATTCCAGCTTTCATTCTGCAGCTCCAACATCATCAACCATTTCTTCTGTGACATGCCTCCCCTCTTTGAGCTCTCGTGTTCTGACACCTATATCAGTGAGATTGTGGTGTTTATCTTTGATGGCTATGTTGAAGCAGGTAGCCTCGGAATTATTCTTGTTTCCTATATTTATATCTTGACTACCATTATGAGAATGCGATCTGCAGAAGGTAGACAAAAAGCCTTTTCTACCTGCACCTCCCACTTGACAATTGTCAGGATGTTCCATGGGACAGCACTCTTCATGTATCTTCAACCCAGCTCTAGCCACTCAATGGAAGAAGACAAATGGATCTCATTATTCTATGCTGTAATAATCCCTATGCTAAACCCCCTGATCTACAGTCTCAGGAACAAAGATGTAAAACATGCCCTAACAAGAGCCCTTCGTAAGATAGGGCTTCTGAAAAGGAATGATACTGTTTCAAAATAG